The sequence ATGGCGAACGACACGCACTACGGTCTTGCCGCCTACGTTTTCACGAATGACATCGGTGCCGCAATGCGTGCCACCGAACAGCTCGATGCGGGCTGGATCCAGGTGAATCGCGCCGGTGGCCAGATTCCTGGCATGTCGTACGGCGGCGCGAAGCAGAGCGGCATCGGTGCCGAATACTCCATCGAAGGCGCGCTGGAGAGCTACACCAGCCGCAAGAGCGTCACGTTTGGCATCTGACTCGGGGCCCCTCGTGAACAGCACCTCCACATCGGCGAACTACTGGACCCAGGGCTTGTCGTCGCAGCAGGTCGAGACGGGAAACCGAATCGACCGTCTGATGACGCTCGAAATTCGACCGCTCAGTGGGGGACTTCCCCCGGGGATCGTCGTGCCCATGTACGAGGTCTGCCGCGCGCACCACGAGGGCCCACTTTCGATGGCCGCTGCAGCTGCCCTCAAGGAGAAGGTTGTACCTGGCAGCACAGTCTTCATCGCTACAGGCGCAGGTGTGTCCCCGAAGCTCCCATGGGGCGAGACCGACGGTCCGGTCGGGGCTGCAGCACTCGCAGCCGCCCTGGTCAAAGGGCTGCGCGCGAAAGTCGTCTTCGTCACCGAGGAGGCGCACATGGCGCCCATCAAGGCCGCCGTCGATCTGATGAACGCCAAGCTCGCTGTCTGGGCCGAAGAGAAGCCGGGTCGCGATGTCCGGCCCATCACCATCGAGTCGTTCCCCATCGGAATGAATCGCGGGCAAACGCGCTCCCGGGCCCTGATCGAAACCCATCGCCCCAGCGCGGTGGTCTTTGTGGAACGCGACGGTCCCAACGTCGAGGGGCAATTTCACGGGGTTCGAGGTGACTGTCGAGACCCGCTGGCCGTTGGCTACGTCTATCTGCTGGCGTATCACGCTGCGGAAGCTGGAATCGTCACGATTGGCATCGGTGACGGCGGCAATGAGGTGGGATTCGGCGCGGTCCGGGAGTCCATCCGGGACGTCCTCCCGCTGCGTGGCCGCTCTTTGGCAGGGCACGAGTCCGGTGTGGTCACCGTGGTGGCCACCGATGTGACGGTGAGTGCCGCCGTGTCGAACTGGGGCGCGTGCGCCGTCGGGGCCGCACTCGCGGTGCTCGTCGGTGACGAGGAGCTGCTGCACGACGCCGATACAGAGCATGAACTGATAGCAGTGACTGTGGCCGCAGGTGCGCGCGACGGGGCTACTTCGAAGCAGGCCATGGTCGTTGACGGCATTGCGTTCGACGGCCACCTCGCCTTTGTCAATCTTCTGAGTGCCGTGGCGCGCATGTCCATTCGCACCGCTGCCACTGCGTAACCAAGACAAAAAATGCAAGTCAAGAAGCCCACCGACTCCCTCGGCAATCCGCTCGACCCTATCGTCGGCTTTGCACGCGGGAAAATCATCCAATCGAGCGTCGACGAG is a genomic window of Variovorax sp. V213 containing:
- a CDS encoding glutamate cyclase domain-containing protein, producing the protein MNSTSTSANYWTQGLSSQQVETGNRIDRLMTLEIRPLSGGLPPGIVVPMYEVCRAHHEGPLSMAAAAALKEKVVPGSTVFIATGAGVSPKLPWGETDGPVGAAALAAALVKGLRAKVVFVTEEAHMAPIKAAVDLMNAKLAVWAEEKPGRDVRPITIESFPIGMNRGQTRSRALIETHRPSAVVFVERDGPNVEGQFHGVRGDCRDPLAVGYVYLLAYHAAEAGIVTIGIGDGGNEVGFGAVRESIRDVLPLRGRSLAGHESGVVTVVATDVTVSAAVSNWGACAVGAALAVLVGDEELLHDADTEHELIAVTVAAGARDGATSKQAMVVDGIAFDGHLAFVNLLSAVARMSIRTAATA